A DNA window from Halomicrobium mukohataei DSM 12286 contains the following coding sequences:
- a CDS encoding class I SAM-dependent methyltransferase, producing MRRFDADYLERTRRGMWGDSREALADLELDTAQRVLDVGCGSGELTAVLREESPGDVIGVDADETLLSTVPQPVVRGDATRLPVADDAVDIVVCQALLINLPEPAVALAEFARVASDRVAVIEPDNSAVSVESTVDAEPTLARRARRLYLDGVDTDVALGARAADLFPDAGLDVVSTRRYDQRLTVTPPYSEAALTAAQRKATGAGLADRADVLAASVPDDEFDRLRDAWRSMGRDVIDQMGAGEYERTETVPFFVTVGLTGE from the coding sequence GTGCGCAGATTCGACGCCGACTACCTCGAACGCACGCGCCGGGGCATGTGGGGTGACTCCCGCGAGGCACTCGCCGATCTCGAACTCGACACCGCTCAGCGAGTGCTCGATGTCGGCTGTGGCAGCGGCGAACTCACCGCGGTGCTCCGCGAGGAGTCGCCCGGCGACGTGATCGGCGTCGACGCCGACGAGACGCTGCTGTCGACCGTCCCCCAGCCGGTCGTTCGTGGCGACGCCACGCGGTTGCCAGTCGCGGACGACGCCGTCGACATCGTGGTGTGTCAGGCACTCCTGATCAACCTCCCGGAGCCCGCGGTGGCACTCGCGGAGTTCGCCAGAGTCGCCAGCGACCGCGTCGCCGTCATCGAACCGGACAACAGCGCCGTCAGCGTCGAGTCGACGGTCGACGCCGAACCGACGCTGGCCCGACGGGCGCGCCGGCTCTACCTCGACGGCGTCGACACCGACGTGGCGCTCGGAGCGCGCGCGGCCGATCTCTTTCCCGACGCCGGGCTGGACGTGGTCTCGACGCGGCGGTACGATCAGCGACTCACTGTCACGCCGCCGTACTCGGAGGCCGCACTCACCGCGGCACAGCGAAAGGCGACGGGCGCGGGGCTGGCAGACCGGGCCGACGTGCTGGCCGCGTCGGTCCCCGACGACGAGTTCGATCGGCTCCGGGACGCCTGGCGGTCGATGGGTCGGGACGTGATCGATCAGATGGGTGCCGGCGAGTACGAGCGGACCGAGACGGTCCCCTTCTTCGTCACTGTCGGTCTGACGGGGGAGTGA